The Terriglobus tenax genome contains a region encoding:
- a CDS encoding peroxiredoxin family protein produces the protein MTSRNRTTALAAVLLSATAAFAQGAAPSSPLAGRWDAAFTLNGTDIPFRLDISQDGQQVKGTLFNGDKETETTTSAKLNKGEVVLDFEHYLTTISANVNGDALTGKLRGRFEREKYIADYPFHASRHKDGAVQAAANVPNIAGNWEIPHETAKGEKSWRFIVKQNGAEAQASILRVDGDTGSLTGTYNNGSWLLSHFDGARPLLVRVTPKQDGTLEVKTEGAYTPAEPLQAYREEVARAKGLPLPEDYGTHTTVRDASERFAFKFPDVNGKLVSSEDTRFKNKVVLAIVTGTWCPNCHDEARYLVELDKKYRDKGLEIIALDFEEPEQQDSLSREKAFIDHYGVKYTYLLAGAPAEMWEKVPQAVNLNTWPATLFVGKDGRVRKIHSGFASPSSGAFNEQLKKEFTAEIEALLAEKDTQKLADNGTAPLAAHAPASIHNASY, from the coding sequence ATGACATCTCGCAACCGGACCACCGCTCTTGCCGCCGTTCTGCTTAGCGCGACCGCGGCCTTTGCCCAGGGCGCTGCACCGTCTTCACCGCTTGCAGGCCGCTGGGATGCAGCCTTCACGCTCAATGGGACCGATATTCCTTTCCGTCTCGACATTTCGCAGGATGGCCAGCAGGTGAAAGGAACGCTCTTCAACGGCGACAAGGAGACGGAAACAACGACCAGCGCAAAGCTGAACAAGGGCGAAGTAGTGCTGGACTTTGAGCACTACCTCACCACCATCTCCGCCAACGTAAACGGCGATGCATTGACGGGTAAGCTGCGCGGCCGCTTTGAGCGCGAGAAGTACATCGCCGATTACCCGTTCCACGCGAGCCGTCACAAGGACGGCGCTGTTCAGGCCGCCGCAAACGTGCCAAACATTGCAGGCAACTGGGAGATTCCGCACGAGACTGCCAAGGGGGAGAAGTCGTGGCGCTTTATCGTGAAGCAGAACGGAGCGGAGGCACAGGCCTCTATCCTGCGCGTGGATGGCGACACCGGATCGCTGACCGGAACCTACAACAACGGCAGCTGGCTGCTAAGCCACTTTGACGGAGCGCGTCCGCTGCTGGTGCGCGTGACACCGAAGCAGGATGGCACGCTGGAGGTGAAGACCGAAGGCGCGTATACGCCCGCTGAGCCGCTGCAGGCGTATCGCGAAGAAGTGGCGCGAGCGAAGGGGCTGCCGCTGCCAGAGGACTACGGTACGCACACCACGGTGCGCGATGCGAGCGAGCGCTTCGCCTTCAAGTTCCCGGACGTGAATGGCAAGCTGGTGTCGAGCGAAGATACTCGCTTCAAGAACAAGGTCGTGCTCGCCATTGTGACCGGTACCTGGTGCCCGAATTGCCACGATGAGGCGCGCTACCTGGTGGAGCTCGACAAGAAGTATCGCGATAAGGGACTTGAGATTATTGCGCTGGACTTCGAAGAGCCCGAACAGCAGGACTCTCTCTCGCGAGAGAAAGCCTTCATTGACCACTACGGTGTGAAGTACACCTACCTGCTCGCGGGCGCTCCGGCTGAGATGTGGGAGAAGGTGCCGCAGGCCGTGAACCTGAACACCTGGCCGGCCACGCTGTTTGTCGGTAAGGACGGCCGGGTCCGCAAGATCCACTCGGGCTTTGCCTCGCCATCCAGCGGCGCGTTCAATGAGCAGCTCAAAAAGGAATTCACTGCGGAGATTGAAGCGCTCCTGGCAGAGAAGGACACCCAGAAGCTTGCGGACAACGGAACAGCTCCGCTTGCCGCGCATGCTCCTGCGTCCATACATAACGCTTCGTACTAG